A genome region from Acidimicrobiia bacterium includes the following:
- the rplU gene encoding 50S ribosomal protein L21, which translates to MYAIIRTGGKQAKVRQGDVIDVERLKAAGKEVEFAPLLVVDDDGNTISDRDQLAGYTVRAEIIGDTKGDKIDIFKYKNKTGYRRRMGHRQIYTTVKVTEIAVSKPKKAAKAKAAEAEEK; encoded by the coding sequence ATGTACGCGATCATCCGCACCGGCGGGAAACAGGCGAAAGTGCGCCAGGGCGACGTCATCGACGTCGAACGGCTCAAGGCCGCCGGCAAAGAAGTAGAATTTGCCCCGTTACTTGTCGTCGACGACGACGGCAACACCATCAGCGATCGCGATCAACTCGCCGGATACACCGTGCGCGCCGAGATAATCGGCGACACGAAGGGCGACAAGATCGATATCTTCAAGTACAAGAACAAGACGGGTTATCGTCGACGCATGGGTCATCGGCAGATCTATACCACTGTGAAGGTGACTGAGATCGCCGTGTCGAAGCCCAAGAAGGCCGCCAAGGCGAAAGCCGCCGAGGCCGAGGAGAAGTAG